GCAAAAGAGGCCTTTTTTGCCGTAAAAGAGGTCAAAGATAACCAAAATCGGTTCTTCCGTCCGGCGGGGCTGACCTCATTCAAAGAACAGGCAACGGAAACCTACCTGCTGCGTCAAAAGGGCGTAAACAGGTTTGACCAGCGCAATGCACGCGAACTGCTGTATTTCCTCTTGGAAGTGCTGCGCGACGAAAGCGCTGCCTTTGCTGCCATGGGTGAAGATTTCCTCGCCTCGCTCATCCGCGAATTAGACCAAAATATTGCGAAACTCGCTAAAAAAATCGGGCAGGAGCAGAGCCTGCAAAGCCTTGTCGGCGATTCGCCCTATTTAGTCCTCAAAACACAGTCCATCGGAACCAACGCCTTTATTGAGTATTGGACTACACTGGGCGAAACGGGCAATAAAGTGCCTTCCGGCAGTAAATTGACGGCAACAAGCGGCGGTGGTGTTTTCCGCAAAGATGAGGTCGTGCTGGTACTCTCTTCCAACGGCGGCACCAACCGCCCCGATGCGGAAGAAAAACTCAGCATCTACAAAAAACACCTGCTCACCCGCAATCGGCTGCTGACATTGGAAGACCTCCGAGTTGCCGCAGAAGCCAAACTCGGCAAACGCGCCACACGCGTAGAGGTCAGCAAGAGCTACACCGTAGGCACAAGACCCGGCGAAGGTTTTATGCGTTGTGTACTGGTCAGCATCACGCCCGCACCCGACAAACAACACAACGAGGAAGACTGGGACAGGCTCTGCCATGAAATAGAAAACGACCTGAGCCGTCAGGCATCTTTTCACATACCCGTTAAAGTGAGAAAAGCATGAAAAAAGCCGAAAAAATACAGTTGGCGAAAGCTCCCGAAGACGACCTGCGGGCAGAGGTGGTAGTTGCCGACCTGATTGAAAGCGGCCAACACCCCGACACCGTTACCGTACACTTGCTCGGTGCTTTCAAACGCAAGTTCAGCCGCGACATCGAGCGCATTGAAACAAGCGATGAGTGGCAAAACAGACAGGAGCAACTGCTGCTTTTTCTGAACAGGAACGGCCTGTACGACCACTTGCCGCAAGGGCTGATGCACCAGCCGCTGCCGGGCAAAAAAACGACCAAAGATGCCATTCAGGAAATCAGGTACAACCGCAAAAAGGAAGCGGGCGCACGGCGATTTTTTCACCCGTGGGAGCAGGAGTTCTTCCGTCAGCGCGTTTTTCTGGAACTTGAAGAGCGGCGCGCTACCGACACCTACCAAAGCGAAGTTTTTCATCGCTACTGGGACTTCCCGCGGTGGTTGCAAGACAAACACATCGGGCTGTTGGTTCTGATTTTGCCGATTGCCTATCGGTTGGCCGGGCAGCCCGAGTTTGTATGCGAAATATTGCGGTATTTTCTCGACGTCCCCGTCCGATGGGAAGAAGTTGCGCCCATGTCCATGCCGCTACCCGAAAATCCACAACCCATACTGGGGGAGGCGCTGCTTGGCTTAGATACCCTGCTTGGCGGCTGTTATACCGATACCCTGCCACGTATTGTACTCAAAGCCGGCCCTGTGCCGCCTTCACAGATAGCCTCGTTTTTGCCCGGCGGCAGCCATCACCGCCTTACGGCCTACCTTTGCAACTTCCTGATTCCTTTTGACCGCGAGTGGGAACTGCTGCCTTGGTCAGAAGAACACTGCCTGTTTGCCATCCCTGAAAGCGGAAAGGATTCGGAGGCCATTCTTGGATTCAGTACGCAAATTTGAAATCAGGCGGATTCTTTTATATTTGCCCAACTTTATAAAGCAAGCCTATGCAACTTTTTACCGGAATAGATATTGGCGGAAGCAATGTTAAAATGGGGCTGGTGGACAGCACAGGGCAATTACTCGAAAAAAAGAAGGTTGCCACAAAAAACATCAGAGCCGCAGGAAAGCACGCTGCCGATAAGCTGGTAGAAGCCATAGGCGAATGGTTAGAAGCCCATCCGAAAGTCAAACATGTGGGTATTGGCGTACCCGGTATGATTTCCCGCAACAGGCGCACGCTTGTAGAGCTGGCCAACATCCCCGAACTGAACGGCGTGATGCTGTTAGACCGATTGGAGCGCCATCACAAAAAAGTGGTTTTCCATTTGGAGAACGATGCCAACGCGGCAGCACTGGGCGAGTTATACTTCGGCAAAACCAAACTCCCCGATTCGTTTATGCTCATCACCTTAGGCACAGGCGTAGGCGGCGGCGTGGTGATGAACCGCAAGGTGCTCAAAGGCGGCGACGGCAACGCCATGGAAATCGGCCATATTGTAGCAGGCAACGGTCGCTCCATTGAGCAGACCATCGGCAAGGCAGGTATCATACAAATGGCAAAAGACATGCTTGCAGCAGGTAAAACATCCACCTACTTGCACCCCGAAGAAACATTTGACGACGACGACCTGATAGACGCAGCCCAAAAAGGTGACCCGCTGGCACTGGCCGTATTTGAGGAGGTGGGTAAATACGTCGGGCAGGCCATTGTTTCCGCAGCCTTGATTTTGGATATCAAAACGGCACTCATCGGCGGCGGTGTGGCCAAAGCGTTTCCTTTTTTACAAATAGGCCTGCAACATACGTTCAAGCAGTTTCTTTCACCTTATTACGCCACCAAAATGCAGGTGCTGCCTGCAACGCTGGGCAACAATGCGGGCATTTTGGGTGCGGCGGCGCTTTGTTTCAGGCACGAAGAATAGTCTGTTTGCCCGCTTTTCATACGATAACGAAGGCATTTTTCGTTAAGAATAGCAGTGAAAACAGTTATTTTTATCCACAAAAACCCGGGCAAGTGTCGCAACATTCTCATATATACGTTTACGGGATTGCAGAGTCGGCTTTCCCGCTGCATGATTTCCATGGCAAAGTAGAGTTAATTACTGCCTGCTACGAAGCCGTTGAAGTGCCGCTTTATCTGATTGTCGGCAGAATAGCTGCCATCAAACAAGGTATTGACACCGCTTTGCATCAAGATGTGTTGTTGCAGGCCGGGCGATACACAAGCGTTGTACCCGTGCCGCCGGGAATAATATTCAATAGTTCCGAAAATTTGTTTAAGCAATTGATGAGTGTAGCGCCGCAAGTAGCAGAAAAAATCAGCTTTTTTCGCGGCAAACACTGTTGGCGTGTTGCGCTGTATCTGGCAGACGAATTTGCCTTCTGCACGGCCATTAAACACCCCGAATTGGAGCAGATAGACCTCAAAAGCCTCACCGCAGCGCCTGCACAGGTGCAACAGTTGCGCAAAAAGCGGGATGAAATATGCCGCCGCCTGATGCCTTACGAATCCTCCGCCCTCGTGTCCAATCTGGTGCAGCAGTTAGAAGGTGTTTTCTCCTACGTTCGCAATATTCCGCTTCTCAATGGCGCACATTCGGGGCGCACAGACCTGATGATAGGTCATTTTGCAATGTTAGTGCCGCAAACAAAGGCCGAAAAGTTAGGCTTATTGTTACAGGCAGCCCGCAATGAACTACACCCCAAGGGCGTTCATTTGGAACTCTCCGGCCCGTGGCCGCCTTATTTCTTTATGGATTAATTAACCACTTGCAGGCAGTCCACGCGCACGTAGCGTTTGATTCTTTCCTGATATTCGCCAACGGCCATGCAGGTGATAACATGCGCATAGCGGTCATCCAAAGGGACTTCGGTGAGGGTTACGCGCACTTTCATGTCTTTTTGCGGCGTAAAATTGCGAATGTTGGCATCGTCGGTGTACCATGGCTGTACGATTTCGCCGTTTTCCAGTTCCAACACCATAGCACCGCCCCAAAGCCCGACGCCGCACATGTTGTAGCGGAAAGTTGCGTTTGTGCGGCAGGCAGTATTGGTAGGCTGCGCCGTTGTTTTGTTGCATTGCTGTTGCGAGGAAGAAAGCAACAACACGGATATGATGGCTGTCAGAAAGTTTTTCATATATTGGCAAGGATTATTACAAATATTGTGGGTAGTGCTTCTTTTCATTGTATTTGATTGATTCGTGTTTGAAGTTCCGAAATTCTCTTTATCAATCTGTCAAAAGTAAACGCCTCTCCGTAAATCATAAACTTGGTCATTTCTGAATAGTCTCTCTCGTAGTCTTTTATGACCGTGTCCGGTGGTACGATTTTGATTTTGTCGGGAGTGTGGTTGCCATAGTCAAGTCCCCTCAATGGATTAAATTTTTCTCTATGGGTAACAATGTTTTCGTAAAGTTTTTTGTCTTGAAGAGCTGATAAACCGTGTTGAGTGTCCATTAATTTCTCTAAATCATACAAATGCCTTGAAAGGCGGTTTGTGCGAATCTTTTCAGGCTCTTGCGAAAACTCTTCGTGAAGCAAAAATATCTTTTCAAGGAAAGTTCGTTGGGGTAGGACTGTTGGAATAGCAAAAGCATCAGTCGCAAAATCTAACGTTGGAAAATTCAGACTTAGAATGGAATTGATTTCACGCTTCTCTGTCGGCTCCATCAAGGAACGGGAGCTTATCTCAATCAAAACCCTTTGAGGCAGATACTCTGAAGTTTCAACTACCGAATTGTAATAGATTTCAATTACCTGCGGGTCTTTATCCGAATCGTTTACGGGTTGTGCAAATAGCTCACATTCTGCTATTGCTCCCCAATCTGTCAAAATTTGTGTTAAATCTGTGAGAAATTCTGTTGAAATAAATTCACAAGATTGTTTTCTGAGCTTTCTTATTTGGGTTTTGCTAATATCTCCTTCAAATCTGAAAAATTTTCGGTCAATTGCCAAGTCAATATCTTCTGAAAACCGCTCTATCAAATCCCATCCCTTGCTTAAAGAAGTTCCCCCTTTGAATACCATGTGCTCGCTGTATGGCAAAGAAAATGCAGCATTTAGACATAATGTTACCCACCAATCTTTTTCAATGGCTATGGCCGGCAAACCTGTTAATGCTGTTGCCTGATTGAGGATTTCAATCCTTCTTT
This genomic interval from Rhodoflexus caldus contains the following:
- a CDS encoding GvpL/GvpF family gas vesicle protein → MSQHSHIYVYGIAESAFPLHDFHGKVELITACYEAVEVPLYLIVGRIAAIKQGIDTALHQDVLLQAGRYTSVVPVPPGIIFNSSENLFKQLMSVAPQVAEKISFFRGKHCWRVALYLADEFAFCTAIKHPELEQIDLKSLTAAPAQVQQLRKKRDEICRRLMPYESSALVSNLVQQLEGVFSYVRNIPLLNGAHSGRTDLMIGHFAMLVPQTKAEKLGLLLQAARNELHPKGVHLELSGPWPPYFFMD
- a CDS encoding nucleotidyl transferase AbiEii/AbiGii toxin family protein; protein product: MDKQNTNAGNSMNIGWLTLSKERRIEILNQATALTGLPAIAIEKDWWVTLCLNAAFSLPYSEHMVFKGGTSLSKGWDLIERFSEDIDLAIDRKFFRFEGDISKTQIRKLRKQSCEFISTEFLTDLTQILTDWGAIAECELFAQPVNDSDKDPQVIEIYYNSVVETSEYLPQRVLIEISSRSLMEPTEKREINSILSLNFPTLDFATDAFAIPTVLPQRTFLEKIFLLHEEFSQEPEKIRTNRLSRHLYDLEKLMDTQHGLSALQDKKLYENIVTHREKFNPLRGLDYGNHTPDKIKIVPPDTVIKDYERDYSEMTKFMIYGEAFTFDRLIKRISELQTRINQIQ
- a CDS encoding type VI secretion system baseplate subunit TssG codes for the protein MKKAEKIQLAKAPEDDLRAEVVVADLIESGQHPDTVTVHLLGAFKRKFSRDIERIETSDEWQNRQEQLLLFLNRNGLYDHLPQGLMHQPLPGKKTTKDAIQEIRYNRKKEAGARRFFHPWEQEFFRQRVFLELEERRATDTYQSEVFHRYWDFPRWLQDKHIGLLVLILPIAYRLAGQPEFVCEILRYFLDVPVRWEEVAPMSMPLPENPQPILGEALLGLDTLLGGCYTDTLPRIVLKAGPVPPSQIASFLPGGSHHRLTAYLCNFLIPFDREWELLPWSEEHCLFAIPESGKDSEAILGFSTQI
- a CDS encoding ROK family protein; this encodes MQLFTGIDIGGSNVKMGLVDSTGQLLEKKKVATKNIRAAGKHAADKLVEAIGEWLEAHPKVKHVGIGVPGMISRNRRTLVELANIPELNGVMLLDRLERHHKKVVFHLENDANAAALGELYFGKTKLPDSFMLITLGTGVGGGVVMNRKVLKGGDGNAMEIGHIVAGNGRSIEQTIGKAGIIQMAKDMLAAGKTSTYLHPEETFDDDDLIDAAQKGDPLALAVFEEVGKYVGQAIVSAALILDIKTALIGGGVAKAFPFLQIGLQHTFKQFLSPYYATKMQVLPATLGNNAGILGAAALCFRHEE